Below is a genomic region from Henckelia pumila isolate YLH828 chromosome 3, ASM3356847v2, whole genome shotgun sequence.
gccagaaatgccaaGTTGTCGCCGACAATCAGCCAAGACCGTGCGATAGAAGGCAATGTCTTCCTGAGCTTGAGCAATCTTTTCCTCGGCACGAGTCATCAGCAGCTGAATGGTGGCAGTGGTGAATTCCAGGGAGGTAGGAGTAGGCActgtttcttcagtgttgtctcCCGTGTTGGAAACATCGGGGGCAACACCATCCATGTCACCAGCAGGAGTAGGAGTGGCAGTCCAGGGTAAATCCATTACGCGATTCCCCTTTAGAAGACCAGCTGCTAACTTCAAAATCTCAGGCTGATCAGTGAGATCTTCTGTAATATTGCGAATGAATGCCTGAGATTCCAAAATGCCATAAATCAGAGATGAGAATGGCAGCTTGGTAGACTTGAGACCTCCATTAGCAAACTGGAGTACTGTCTTGAATACCATCCTCCCAAAATTAAAATGACTCCCAGTCCCAATGGCATATAGAATGATCGCCTGTGGTCTGGTGATAACGGTGGAGTTGGAGGAGGGCGTCCAATTCCTCACAGCTATCTTGTGTAGCGCAGAATAAAATGAAGTGAGCTTGGCTGCAGAAAAATGGTCAGAGAACTTTTTGACCATACCTCCAGTGAGAACAGTAATCACTTCGTTGATCTCTGGAGGATTTCCTTCATCAACATCTGGGGTTGAGTAGTGAGAGTTGATCACGGCTGGAGTGAACTCGAACAGCCGACCCCGTAGATACACCAAGCCATACTTTGCAGACTCTGGATCTTCAATGCTCGATGTTAAGTTGGCGTAAAACTCCAGAATCACCCTCTTACAGTAGGATATCACAACAACCACAGTAGAATAAAGCTGTCTAAGCTTTAAAAAATCGATCAAATTGTACCTATCATATGATCGGACATCTATGTTCCTTTCATCCAGAAGTCCTCTATGAGCGAGAAGAGGCCAAGTAGCAGCAGCATCACCAGAGTAAAATGTGAGGGAATGGGCAGCATCCATGTCATATTcctcatcaacagtgttgtcgGTGGTGTTGACGACACCAACAGCAACACTGGCAGCAGCAGCAGAAACATCCTCTTGATCCAGAGGGTCTTCATCAGCATCCATGCTGGAAACATCCTCAGAGTCTTTTTCTTATCCAATATCCGCACTCTTATCAGAAGAGTCAGCAGCAGAATCAGTagaggaggaagaggaggaaACATGGTGTGCTTTGCCCTGTGCAAACTCCTCCATCATCTCTGCATCAGGCTCATCATTGGAGAGATGAGCAGAGGGAGGAACAAAAGATGACGTCTTCCCTTGCTTGAGGCTCTCTAGGATTTGAGCCAAAGTGACATCCTCATCAGAATCAGCATTTGCTCGAGGCACAGTAGCTGCTGGAGTGTCCTTCGGAGGAACCTCAtcaaaaaattttgaatcatCACTTTCAAAAGCGGATTCAACAGTTGGAGCGGAGGCAGAGGCAGCAGCAGAACTAGAGGGTTTTTTTCTTGCCACAAATTCATAGTTGGCATCATCAGAATCATCACCGGAGCTGCGGTCTTCTTCAGCCATAGATATACGTGGACCCTTGTAAAAACACTTGGACTGAGTAAAGTCTGGGTTGTAACCTGCCTGCCTTTTAGATCGGCGTGCCATCGGTGGAGGAGGATTAACCTTATTCAAAACAGAGAAA
It encodes:
- the LOC140889615 gene encoding uncharacterized protein, giving the protein MDADEDPLDQEDVSAAAASVAVGVVNTTDNTVDEEYDMDAAHSLTFYSGDAAATWPLLAHRGLLDERNIDVRSYDRYNLIDFLKLRQLYSTVVVVISYCKRVILEFYANLTSSIEDPESAKYGLVYLRGRLFEFTPAVINSHYSTPDVDEGNPPEINEVITVLTGGMVKKFSDHFSAAKLTSFYSALHKIAVRNWTPSSNSTVITRPQAIILYAIGTGSHFNFGRMVFKTVLQFANGGLKSTKLPFSSLIYGILESQAFIRNITEDLTDQPEILKLAAGLLKGNRVMDLPWTATPTPAGDMDGVAPDVSNTGDNTEETVPTPTSLEFTTATIQLLMTRAEEKIAQAQEDIAFYRTVLADCRRQLGICSCYPPCYDMKDNTSGENFKIQGEKSF